GGCTACATGGCCGCCATGCCAGGAGCAATGAGGGCCTAGTCCAAGGGCCAAAGGCAGTCTAAGGTATAGGATTGGTGAATAAATGGCCTACAATGTGGCTAATGGCTGCGTGGGTGATAAAGAGAGATAAGGCAGGAACAGCCAGTCCTTTGGTATTTTCTTTCTGCTACAGGCCCAGTGTGGTGGGTACTTTGAAAGAAGGCGGCTCTTGGATTGGCTAGGAAAACTTTATTATGCTCCACGTGTCCAGGGAGCTcatacatgcacacgcacactcacacaggcacacacagctAATACTGCTCACGGCACTGGCCACGGGCACAGAGTGGCCCTCGAGTTGAGAAGAGGCCCAGAATTGTGCTCTGGTCCCTCCTCACCATAGTCTCCTGCACTGCAGGCTGGGCCCAGATAGATAGGTATCGTGGAGGCAGCACCTTCACACTTCCAGGCCAGGACCCTTGCTCAGTCCTAGTGCCTGTACCAGGTCCTCTCCGAGCCCGCTCTTCAACGTCCGTCTCACTGCAAGGACAGAGCAGGGTTGGAGGGGGTTGATGGCGTTAAGGTGGGCAGTGGGTGTGTGGGGAATACTCACAAGACTTGCGGTTGCCACGGGAACGCTTGCGTTCCCGTGCACCTAAGGCACGAGGACTGCTCTTGGTCACTGACTGCACCAGCAGGTCCATGATCTCATCTGAAGTGTCACTGGGTAAACTGGAGCCTGGATGTTCTTCTGGGGGTACAGTGCAGGGCCCCACTGCTATGGGCATGACTGGGGAGCTGCTCTGGACCATGCCTGAGGGAGCCAGATAGGGAGGTGAGGCCACAGCGGACCCAGAGCCCACTGCCCCCAGCAGCCGTAGGTCCCACCTCTGCTGCGGCGGCCATGTGTGGTGTCCTCGGGCTTGCTGGCCAGCAGACTCTTCATGCTGGCGTGACTGTCGGCATCACCCTCTCCTGGCCCACTGCTCACAGCCACTGGGATAGATGGGTTGCTGGGGGTTTCCCCAGCCGCCACACCTGAGAACTTCTCGGtctggagagaggaaaggggCAGGTTGGGGGTAGAGGAAGAAAACCATGGGGGTGGCAGTCAAGACCCGGAAGGGACACCCACCTCGGTGATCATGCGTCCCCGGGTCTTGTTGCGCTCGCGGTACGTGGCcctcttctgctgctgctgcagcaccCGGTCCCGGCAAGTCCGATACTCCAGTGCGAACTCCCGCAGCGTGTGGCAGAACTGCATGACGCGCGCCTCACGGGCTGCCTGCGCTGTGTACCCCAGGTACAGCAGGAAGGCGTGGAACCTAGCcaggttggggtggggaggagtggtGAGTCCTGCTTGGGGTTTGAGGGATGGTGGTGGCAGTCCTGCCTCTCTCTGGCCCACGCCCCCACCTGTTGCAGACACGGCGGTGCACGACCCTCAGCGTGGCAACACGGCGGGTACAATGGGCCAGGAAGTGGGTGAGGCGGGCACGCAGGGCTGGAGCCAGCTCGTGCTTGGACAAGCTCCGCAGGCTGTCTTCAGCTGCCCGGCTCCGGCGCTCCAGCTGCCCCAGGTTCTCAGTCAGCTGCTCAAAGTCCACCTGGAAAAGCAGGGAGTACACACGCTATTGCCCCACAGAAAGACACCGCCTGagctgcctctgtgctgggcTGACTAGCCTGGGCCCTGAGGACACAGCCGAGATCCGGCCCCTGCCCTTCAAAAGCTCAGTCTAATGCAAGAGACAGACAAGTCCATTTGATGCAGTGGAGAACGGAAAAGGTTTCTTGGGTAAGTGGCAGCTAAACAGACCTAAAGACAGAGTAGGTGTAGCCATGCCTATAGAAGAAAGAGTTTCTGGCAGAGGACACAGCCCATGCGCACGCCTGTAGCCTAAGCAAGCCCTGGCCCGGCAGCCCActtagggagagggagagaagcagtGCTCCCTCATGCCACAGCCAGTCTTAGTCAAGCCTCTGGCAGGTGCTGACCTTGGCACAGCGGATCAGGGCAGGAATTTCTGAGTAGAGGTCAGAGGAATCAGGCCGGGTCTGGAGCACCAGGGAGCAGAGATGATGCAGCAGTGACTGTCGGTGTACCGTGTCTTTCACCTCTGACACCTTCTCCAGGTAGCTCAGCTCAAAGCCGCTGCTCTGAAACGACCCCGTCTGAGCCTGAGCCTGAGGCTGGCTGGCTCCAGATCCCCGGCTCCCGCCCTCATGTGCTCTCAGCTCACCTGGGATCCATTGAGGAAGTTGCCCACAGCCAGCAGGGTGGCCAGGATGCAGTGGAAGGTGGCATTTTGCACCAGCTGTTGCATGCCCACTTTCAGGTCAAACAGTGGCTCTGCAATTTCCTGGTGTGGGAGACCAGGGACTCAGACTAGGTGGTCATCATGCTCACCTGTTCCCACTGCCTGTCCCATCCCATGACCCAGGTACCCGCTCCATGCTGTCATAATCCAGCTTGAAGGCCCAGAGTTGTAGGCGGGCAGCCAGGCCCCTAATGGAAGCGAGAGTCATCAGGAAGTTCTCGGCTGGGCCCAGGGGCATGTCAGGATTGGCCAGCTGGGCCTCCTCGATCTTCTGCTGCTCCTCCTCTGTTGGCATCATGGTCAGTAGCTTCTGAGAATGCACCCACCGGCCCACATAGGCCACTCAGTGCTGGCCTGAGGCCtcaggtttgttgttgttttttttttgcggtgtgcgggcctctcactgttgtggcctctcccgctgcggagcacaggctccggacgcgcaggctcagcggccatggctcacgggcccagccgctctgtggcatgtgggatcctcccggaccggggcacgaacccgtgtcccctgcatcggcaggcggactctcaaccactgtgccaccagggaagccccagacctcaGGTATTGGTCTTGACTCCTCCCTAGGTCATCTGGGGCAGCCCCAGAGTCTGGGGAAATGCCAAGCCCATGCCCGCCACTGGAGGAACAGGAAATGCCCACTGACCAAAGGAGAGGACCGACCTTGCTGCACCCTTAGCTGGGTATCCCTACCTCAATGCCATCCTTGCTGACAGCAAACTCATCAAAGTTGAGCAGGGCAGCCTTAATGACGTGCACAGGTGGCAGCGTGGTTAGGCCGATGTTGATGGCGTTGCTGCGCTTGGGGTCCAGCACGGTGGTCACTGTGCGGCGGCCCTCACCAGCTTTCTTTGAAATTGGGGGAAGGGCAGTGTAAGATTGGGAAAAAGTCTAACTGGGGCAACAATCTCAGAGGGCACACCAAGGCCCCACTCTGAATAGCTAAATGGTGGGATTACCCCACAACCAGGGATCTGGGATGTGTAAGGCCTTGGGATGGGCTTAGACACTAGTTAGGGTTGGGCTGAATCCTTATTGAAGGACCTCAGTCGCTCCTCCTTTCtttgcctcggtttccccacgtGGGAAATGAGTGGCAGCCCCAGCAGTTCAGACGCTTGAGCTCTGATTGCCTCCCCTCTCCCTTAGGGTTACCTTGCAGACGAGGGCACATTTACCTTGGAAGGCAGCACGTCCTTGGCACGGGACTCGAACAGATGTTCTAGCCGGGCTGTATCCACTGAGACAGGCTCTAGTGAAGCCcacagggtggggcagggcccaAAGTGGCTGCCAGAGCCTCCATGGACCCCAGCCAGCTTTAGCTCCCGCCAGAAGAGTTTTACTGTCTTCCTCTTGGTGGGGAGGGCTAGGCCATCAGGTGCTGAGGGGGGAAGAGCGgcagctgggggtggtggtgggaagggGCTTTTgatgggtggggggggtgggggcggaggaGGTGGGGGGCCTCCCGGGAGCGGGGGCGGCAGGGGCAGGACCCCTTTCCCCGCCTCCACAGACTCCGTGTTCAGCACGTCCTGGTCTTCATCCTCCCCCAGATCTGAGAAGTCCAGGTCCCCAATGCAGAGGCTGGATACACTGGTAGGGAGCTCCCGGACGGGCTCAGCCTTGGGGCTTGGTGGGGCCAATGGCTCCTTGGGCTCTGGCTCGAGGCTGTGCCGAGTACAGAGCAGGATTTGAGGGGCAGCGCTCTGGGGTGTTCCGGGTGCAGGGGCTGGTTCTGGGGAGACCCGTAATTCTTGGGGGTCTAGAAAAAGGGAAACAGCCATCAGTGTCATATCCTCTGTGGAGCAACagggcaacatggatggattctGCCCACCCACCTGCTCACCTGGGTGTCCATCGACATCGACGGGCATGGCTGCAGCCAATGTCTCTGCCTGGCCCTGGGCCAGCGCAGCCTGCTTTTCTGTTTCTGCTGCTGCTACATTCTCCAGGAACCGGGCTCTGCGGGGAGGGACTTGTCAGTGAGGGTGTCTGACAGACCCCAGCCCAAGGTGGAGCACATGCCTTGCTGGGCCCCTGGGCACTGCCCCTAACTGcaggcacacacagacacacagggaacAGTCCATGCGCTGAGCAGTCCCAgaacctgccccccacccccgccaaggcCAGCCCCTGTTCAGTCTTCCACATATGGGGAGGGTCACTACCAACCCAGTATTCCCAGGTCAACATAGGGGGAAAAGTTCTACTTAACATCTAACTTGCAACCTTGCTCCTGTTCATGTTCACTGTTCTGATTCTAGACAAGGACCCTTAGAGTAGGGGGAGAGGACAGCTGTCCCAATGGGCACACCAGGCTGTCCCTCCCTTGGCGTGTCAAGCAGCTTCTGAGAGCTATGGCCTATGCCCAGAAAAGGGCCTGGTAAACGAAAGGCACTCAGTTTATGTTGAAGTAATAAAGGTGATCCCATCTCTTTTTTGGCCCCTCCAGCCTCTGTTGGCACTCAGTCTCTGTCCTTCCCTTAGATGGAGGTTGCTCCTCCACCTCCGCACCACACAGCACCCTAGATGCCCTTCCAGCCCTAATGCTGGGCTGAGGACTCAGGAGAATCAGCTCCAGGTTGGGAGTCCACATCCTCATCACTGATCAAAGCTGTTAAGATGTCACTGTTAAAGGACTGGGACCTCTATGACCCCAGTGAACTGTTTCCTAATACTTAGTCCTTGGGTAATTAAGGACACATAATTCTGGGAGAGTCCCCCAGCTCTGGCTGCATCAGGCACATGGAACCCCTGCTGGGGGAAGCAATGCTGAAGCCCTGAGCACATGGCAGGCCTGGCAGGCTGGCCTCTGTACTTACTCCAGCCTGGCCTGCCCAGTAGGGAACTGGGGAACAGATGGGCTCTCACGGGCCCTGGGTAGGGGGGAATGAGAGGAAGAAATGGTAATTGTGGTACGTGCTCCACCCCAAAGCCCAGTTGCTCACACCCATACAGAGCTGGGCAGTGATATCAGGGGTTCCTTCCCAGCCAcagtgggaagaggagggagtgggggaggcatGATGTGAGGAAACTGAAAGTGGAGGGGAGAGACGGACATGACGCAGTACAGGGTGCAGTAAAAGACAAAGAGCAAAACAGGAGAGTCAGAGACAGTGAcagagaaacaaaggaggaggTAGACAGACAGATGACATTGACAAAACAGGCAGAATgccagaaagaagaagagaagccGCAGGAGGAGGAGGTCCGGTCAGAGCCgaaccccaccccccagcagtcACTTACCAAACAGGAGCAGTTTGGTGAAgtctggaaagaaagagaaagaaagctcgCGTTTGGGCAGAGAAGTTTGGGCAGAGGAGGCGGAGGGCCCGTGGAAGGGCGCAGAATGGAGGGACAGTTGGAGAAAAGACTCCCGGGATAGCCTTCATCTCCCTACTTACTTGTAGATGCTCCTCTCGCAGGAGCTGTCGGGTGAGGGCGTCACGGAGATGTTAGGAAAGAGGCTCAAGGTGGTATGGAGGCCAGAGACTGAGCCCACAGCACTGGAGGTGGGGCCTGTAGGTGGGGCGGGGCCTATGGAGCTGGAGGTGGGGCCGGTCGGCAAGACAAGGCTGGCGGAGGAGGTGGAGACTACTGGTGAGGCGGGGCCTGTGGAGCTGGAGGTGTGGCCTGTCAGGAGGCAGGGCTCCTCCTGGCGGATCCACCCCTCCGCCAAGGCAGTTCGTTCTTACCCAGGCTCCGGGGAGCGCACTTCTAGAGATCGGCGGATCCTCTTGCCCTCCTCTGAGGGAGGTTTTCGGCGGGTGATGCGCCGCCCACCTGCGACGGCTTCTTCGATGTCCCCATCCTCCAACCGCAGGGCGCTCTAGGAGAGTTGAGCCCAGATGGGAGAGACTGAGGCCCAAGTAGGTGGGGTGGGGCACTGGAGaatggcctccctccctcctctcttctctcctgcctTCGGGCCCTGACAGCCCAGCCCGCTCAGCCCACCTCATAAAGCATAAGCTGGGCGCGCAGGTCGACGTCAGTGCCCGCGGTGCCCAAGTGGCGCTGGACCAGTGCCTCCATGCCCTGCTGCTCCAGTGCATCCGTCACGTCGTAGAAGGAGTCCTGATCCGGGAGCGCTGCCAGAGTCTGGAGGGTGGGGATAGGACGGCAAGGCTAAGCTGATGGAGACCAGAAGTCAAGAGCCCGAGGGGCCCAGAATGGCACTTGGTTCCCCCTTTGCTCCCCCATCCCACCTTGTTGATGAGGGTGACAGTGTACACCAGCAACTCGGGGTCAGCGCCATTCTTCTCCTCCAGGATGGACACCAAATTGGCCCATGGAAGAGCACCTGTCACCCAGATAGGGAGCAGTCATATGGGAACAAGCAGGAGAGAGGGCCCTGAGcaatggaggagggagggacagtTTCTGACCCGTGGTGCTGGCCACAGAGTTGACTGCACGGATGAACAGTGGTGCGTTGCTCTCAGAGTATTCCACAAACACCAGCAGCAGCTTCAGGGCTGTCTTCACCACCAAGCGGGACTGGGGGGAAGGGGTCACCATACATGAGTGGGGCTTGGGCCAGACCTGTGCTGGctcctggtggggagggggaaaggctcCTGGGGCTGGACCCAGAGAGGAGAGTCTAGGCAGAAAGAGTCATCTCTAGGCCCGGGTATTGAAGTGCCTTTGAGGCTTAGAGGGGCCACAGACCCCCTCCATTCCAGACCACtttgcagaagaggaagctgaggcccagagagaggcagTGGGAAAGGGGTGCATGGCTGGGTGGAGGGCCACTTACCAGGCTGGCACACAGTGTGTACAGCCACTGCACGGTCTCACTATGGGCCACCACTCCCAGCATCCCATCCACAAAAAGCATCAACTGGCctagtgctggggacacagggacaAGAAGAGGTCCGTAAGGGGGTCACTGAAGGCAGGGGTCATaggggaggggtgaggctgaCCTCGGAGGATGTAGCTCTGGTAGTTGTGGTCAGCAGCAGCGCCCACATGGATTAGGCAACTCAGCCCCTCCGAGTGCACGAATTCAGGCACCAGGTCCTTGTCCTCCTGCGAGCACCATGGGGGAGTTTAGTGGGGGGAGGCTCAGCCTGgatgcccacccccagcccacctctgGGCCTCACCTGGAAGATCTGCTTTAGTGAGAAGAGGGAGCGGCGGAGCTCAGGGCCACTGGAGCCATACAACTTTTCTGCAAGAGGCAGGTGGGCATGGAAACCTCCAGGGAACACACCAcaagccccccaccctcttctaCTGGGACACAACCACAACCCCCCATCAAAGAATCTTCTAGTACTCTTGaaccccccacctcctcctccactccCTGACTCTGGGCAAGCCCGACCACAGTCAAGCAGCTGCCCTGGAAGAAGAGGTCAGGATAGGAATGGGAGGAGTCGTACATCCTGTCTCCCAGCTGCTCTGTCTGCTGTCCAGCACAGGCCTGAAAGAAACTGAGACAaccggggcgggggggaggggaggcactgGACGCTGATATCCTCACACACTCACCTAAGATGGCATTGACTCTCAGAGAGAGCTGGGTCCGCAGGATCAGAGTAGGCTTCCGCCCTTTGCTGGAATCAAGTAGCTCAGTCAGCAGCTCCCAGCCCATTCTTCAGGGTCCCTCCACCCACACCAAGGCAGCCAAAACCTGGCCACAGCTCCTTTCTCCCCAGATGCTCTCCAAGCCAAAGGGTTGTCCAGATAGGAGGGTTTGAAGAACACAGGCATCTCAGGTATGTAGGAGAGCCCCCACCCCGATCCCAGGCAGCAGGTAACACTGGCCAGGCCTTGGGATTCCCCTGGCACAGTTCCCTGGGGTGGTAGGAGGAGACCCACAGCCCTGGCTAGAGATCAAGTGTCTTGGCTGCTGACACCTGAGCCAGCCCCTCCAGCATGGGGGCAAGGGTGGGAGCCAGCCTAGCCTTCCTGTCCCCATCAGCTCTGACCTGATCTCTTCAAAGAAGCCCTCCAGCATCTCCCGCTGCTCTTCTAGGGACAGCTCAGGGTCCAGGTAGTATCCAGACGGAGACACTTGCAGGGCACAGTCCTCTAGCTGGGGGCAAAAGGAACAGCTGTCAGGGCTGGGGAAGAGGTGGCAGGAGTACGTATGGAGACCCCATGACCTCCTACCTCCCACTCAGGGTGCTGGCAGAGGCACACCACAAGGGCCTGCAGTGCAACCATGCATTCCTTCAGCAGTCATTTCTCATGGGCCTACTATATGCAAAGCCCATGTGGCTCAAAGAGCTTTCTCCTGGCTCATACCTACCCATTCTTTAGGTTTCAGATTAGataatgcttcttttttttgccccgccatgcagcttgtgggatcttagttccctgaccagggatagaacccgcgcATTTGGCAgtaaaagcatggagtcctaaccactggacagccagggaattcccagataaTGCTTTATTGGAAAGCCTTCCTGGACTTCTCTAGCCAATGCTATGAAAATCCCTCCAGCCCTTGTGTGTACCCTCCTCTGAGGCCTTCCACACAGCATTATCACATCCTAGACACTAGTCTCCTTCCCCACTAACCGTGTGTTCTCTGGGTTCAGGCACCATGTCTGTCTTGTCCATGCAATATCTGCAGAGCCTATCACAGCACTCAGCACACAGCAAGTGCTCCCTAAATGGTTGTTGAGCTACTGAACATGAATGAGGAAGGGGAATGGAGAGAAAATAGGAGGAAGTTCCTGCTTTCAAGAAAGTTTGCAGCTGTGAACATTCAACACTCAGGGAGAAAGTGTTAAGAATGCTGGGAGGTGCAAACCCAGCCGAGAGGGGGACGTGTGTCTCCCCGAGTTAAGATAGTGAGGAGAAGGGCTCCCAGTCCCTCCAAGCCTGAGGGTCTTTGCCCTGCCCCAAGTGGGCTACACTCACCATGGTCCTAGCTGGACCTCAGAGACCTCCAAGAGGCCTATTAAACACCAGTTTTTAAGGTCTGACTCAGTCACCCTACAGTGGGTCCCTGGAACCTGCACCGTAACAAGAAGTCAGGTGCTCCACCCATGAGTCTGCTGCCCATGTCTCCCACCCCCCTGAGCTGGctccccaccatcaccaccaccaccaccaccaccaccaggatGACTCTTGGCCCCTTGAGAAGTGCCTGTAGAGAAGCCTAGTGAGGTGACCCTGGAGAGTCTGAGGGCAGCACCGTGCCACTCCTTGATGCCTCCACCATGTAGCACAGTGCCAGTGTGCACGGCTCAGTAAAGTTCCCTTGACTTGAGTGGTGGTGCTTCTTGAGAGGCCCAGGGAAAGCCCACCTCTGGAGAGGCAGAGTGTCTTCTGGTCTCCATCTTACTGGGAAAGTCAACCCCAACATTTGTCCTGATGTTctgccagccctgccctgctcttGACCCAGCCCAAGGACTTCCAGCTGCCCTTGGTCCCCTGGGGTTAAGAGAGTCCAGCTCCTGCCCCTACCCCTCCTCTGCTTAGTACCCCTGCTCATGCCTGAGAGCCTGAGTTCAGCCTGTAAGGCCCTTTGGTGACACCCACACCTCCcactccttcccaccccccagGCTCCTGCGTGGGACATGGGACATAGGACAAACACTCCAGCCTGTTTTCTGTCCCACTTCCTGCTTGGCTGCCCGCCCTCCCTTGGGCAGGCCTGGCCTCTCTCCCCTCACTGGGAGCAGCGTCATCCTCTCCAGGGCCTACTGGGAATGGGCCCTGAGATGGGGCAGCAAGGCCCCAGGGCTGGGGTCCTTTGTCCAGGGCCAGCTCAGCTGAGGGCAGCCCCACATTCCTCCTGATTCCTCTTCCCACATGGTGACTCACCagccaaccccccacccccacccccagccaggcACAGCTACATCTCCTTCTGCCTTGGACTGGAGGACTCTGGGACCCTAGAGAAACATATTTCCCCCAAAGTTACAAACCCCCTCAGAGACCCCCCCAAATCACACACATATAGAATagctcattcattcaaatattcacGAACCAGGCTGGTTTTAGGTGCTGAGGACATAGCAGGGAACAAGATACTGTCTCTGCCTTCCCTGTCTTCCAACCCCGCTGGGGAGGCAGGCAGGTCTGACTCAGAAAAAGGCCACAAATAAATGTAGAAGCACAACTGCCACGGGTGCTAagaaaggggaggggtggggtgctgTAAAGGTAAACACTGGAGGAGTGAGCAGATTCTGCCTGGGAGTGGCTTACACACCCAAGAATACAGTCAGGCAGGGTATATATGTGCTACTGGCCATGCACAGGTGAGAAGCACAGCCACAGAAAGCTCAGGTCCAGCAAGCTGTCTTCCCATCCTGCATGCACACTTGCAGGCTCTAATTCCAAGTGAGCTGAGCATGGCCCTCGCCTTCCAGAATACCTGCAACCATTTGGGGCAGGGTCCTGAATGCTCTACCACCCCCAGCCTCCTCAGATGAGCCCCTTTCCCTCTGTGGTGGTAGCAGTGGCTCCCTAGCCACTTCACCTGTCTTATCCTGCCAGGGCCCCATTTCTGGGGAGGAGGTCCAGAGGTAACAGCCATCCCAAAGCCTCCGGGACAATGCCCCCCACCCTTAACTGTCTGTCCTGGGTGGAGATGGAGCGGGGAGCAGGGTCAGGCAAGCTCCAAGGAGCGGAGACTTCCTGCCAGCTGGGTGTTGCTTGTCCCTCACATCCCTGGCCCCTTCCTGGAgtcacccttcttttttttttaatttttaaattttatttattttttatacagcaggttcgtattagttatctattttatacatattagtgtatatatgtcaatcccaatcgcccaattcataccaccaccaccaccaccaccaccaccaccaccaccaccaccaccaccaccaccaccaccaccaccaccccctgccactttccccccttggtgtccatatgtttgttctctacatctgtgtctctatttctgccctgcaagccggttcatctgtagcatttttctaggttccacatgtatgcgttaatatacgatatttgtttttctctttctgacttcactctgtatgacagtctctaggtccatcctggGGTCACCCTTCTGAGCGTCAAACCTCTGGGCCTTGTTTCTCACACGCTGGAGCTGGGCCAGGCTGGCGTAAGCCCAAACCCTAGTCCCTGAGGACAGTACTTGGAGTCAGCACAGGGTCAGTGTAGGCCCACATgttggactccctcctggctcttGTCTTCCACACTTCTCTGATGTTTGTCTTGGGGTGGAATCTCTCCCTTATTCTTCCCAGGCTCAGCCCCTCGCTTCAGCCTCCAGCCcacttttctctatttatttatttgtttatatttattgaggtatagttgatttacaatattgtataagtttcaggcgtacaacatagtgatccacaatttttaaaaattatacttgggaattccctggaagtccagtggttaggactccatgctttcaccgCCTGAGCCtgagttctatccctggttgtcaggtaactaggatcccacaagctgcgcagcatggccaaaaaaaaaaaaaaaaaaaactccatttaaaattgttatagggcttccctggtggtgcagtggttgagagtccgcctgccgatgcaggggacgcgggttcgtgccacggtccgggaagatctcacatgccccggagcggctgggcccgtgagccgtggccgctgaggctgcgcgtccggagcctgtgctcctcaacgggagaggccacgacagtgagaggcccgcataccgaaaaaaaaaaaattgttataaaatattggctatattccttgtgctgtacaatatatccttgtagcttatttattttatatatagtagcttgtaccttttaatctcctacccctatcttgccccagCCCACTTTTCTCTTGATTCCTTGGGCTAGGCTTTTCTGGCAGCCCAAACCAACTTGTTACATACGGTTTTACAAGCTTAGGACACCATGTTGCCTACTACCCAATATTTTTCATAACAGTATAATCGAGTGAGAATGCCAGGGGCAAGGAAGATGGAGAAAAGTGCAGAACTACATGCTGAAGGACTCttgttttaggaaataatttGTTAActacctttttcttctcctttcctaaGAATGTAAGACCCTGTGTTCTGATGACCCTCCTTCCCTTTTATCTTGGGTCTCCAACTGGACCTTGGCTTCCTGAATGAGACAACATGAATGGGTCTTGAGGAGGGAAGCCCACATTTGTTATGCCTCCCCTGTGTCACACACTGGGCTGCCTGGTTCCTTCGATTCTCCTGATAatccttttacaggtgaggaaaccaaggctcagaaattCTGTGAATGTGCCCCAGGCTGAATGGAACCAGGGCTAACTGACCTAGATCCTGGGCCAATGGACTTTGGAAGTGCTCCAGGGAACCCTGCAGGGGAGGTGGAGTGAGGGCTGGAGACCGCCCCTCAGCTTTCTGAACTGTGCAAATACCCCAAACTGGTCCTCTTAGTTCCAGCAAGGGAAcacaaatgaacacacacacatcatacaCATTGGGGTAACAGTGCGTACTTCTGCCAGGACTAGTTTCGGGTCCCTTACCAGGCTGCAACCCAGAATGAACAGATTGGACATGCTGGCCCCAGGGAAAGATGGGAGGAGACCATGACTCATGCCCACTTCACAATCTTCTATAGTCTCCCAAATAGACCtccacaacaaaaaaaggaaagggctCAGTTCATCACCAGAGCACCCCATCTTACCCTTAAGAATCTTCCGGGACCCCTCCAGTTGGTCCCTGTCCCAGAAGGTCAGGTTCACACTTTAGCCCCTTTGTCACAACTGCTCCTGAGGGATAAACTGAGGCTGGAGTAGGGATGGGCAAGGTCAGGAAACAAGTACCACCCCTGTTCCACTCTAATGTTTAGCAGCAGTTGGGGAAACAAAGTTGCTGGTAATGAACAGATTTCTAGGGCTATCTCTGCTGCTAGGAA
Above is a genomic segment from Kogia breviceps isolate mKogBre1 chromosome 18, mKogBre1 haplotype 1, whole genome shotgun sequence containing:
- the FHOD1 gene encoding FH1/FH2 domain-containing protein 1 isoform X4: MAGEEDRGDGEPVSVVTVRVQYLEDTDPFACANFPEPRRAPTCSLDGALPLGAQIPALHHLLGAPLKLEDCALQVSPSGYYLDPELSLEEQREMLEGFFEEISKGRKPTLILRTQLSLRVNAILEKLYGSSGPELRRSLFSLKQIFQEDKDLVPEFVHSEGLSCLIHVGAAADHNYQSYILRALGQLMLFVDGMLGVVAHSETVQWLYTLCASLSRLVVKTALKLLLVFVEYSESNAPLFIRAVNSVASTTGALPWANLVSILEEKNGADPELLVYTVTLINKTLAALPDQDSFYDVTDALEQQGMEALVQRHLGTAGTDVDLRAQLMLYESALRLEDGDIEEAVAGGRRITRRKPPSEEGKRIRRSLEVRSPEPGLVLPTGPTSSSIGPAPPTGPTSSAVGSVSGLHTTLSLFPNISVTPSPDSSCERSIYKARFLENVAAAETEKQAALAQGQAETLAAAMPVDVDGHPDPQELRVSPEPAPAPGTPQSAAPQILLCTRHSLEPEPKEPLAPPSPKAEPVRELPTSVSSLCIGDLDFSDLGEDEDQDVLNTESVEAGKGVLPLPPPLPGGPPPPPPPPPPPIKSPFPPPPPAAALPPSAPDGLALPTKRKTVKLFWRELKLAGVHGGSGSHFGPCPTLWASLEPVSVDTARLEHLFESRAKDVLPSKKAGEGRRTVTTVLDPKRSNAINIGLTTLPPVHVIKAALLNFDEFAVSKDGIEKLLTMMPTEEEQQKIEEAQLANPDMPLGPAENFLMTLASIRGLAARLQLWAFKLDYDSMEREIAEPLFDLKVGMQQLVQNATFHCILATLLAVGNFLNGSQSSGFELSYLEKVSEVKDTVHRQSLLHHLCSLVLQTRPDSSDLYSEIPALIRCAKVDFEQLTENLGQLERRSRAAEDSLRSLSKHELAPALRARLTHFLAHCTRRVATLRVVHRRVCNRFHAFLLYLGYTAQAAREARVMQFCHTLREFALEYRTCRDRVLQQQQKRATYRERNKTRGRMITETEKFSGVAAGETPSNPSIPVAVSSGPGEGDADSHASMKSLLASKPEDTTHGRRSRGMVQSSSPVMPIAVGPCTVPPEEHPGSSLPSDTSDEIMDLLVQSVTKSSPRALGARERKRSRGNRKSLRRTLKSGLGEDLVQALGLSKGPGLEV